From the Lysobacter soyae genome, the window TTGCCGAAATGAGCGAGCTGCCCAGTGAAGTGCGTGCCATCACCGATCCGTTGGATGCCGTTGGCAACACCACCAAAGCCGTGACCAAGGGATACGCCATCGGTTCAGCGGCCTTGGCTGCGCTGGTCTTGTTCGCGGACTACACGCACAACCTGCAAACCGCGCATCCCGGCGTGCGTTTCGCGTTCGACTTGTCCGACCATCGCGTGATCATCGGCCTGTTGATCGGCGGCCTGATTCCCTATCTGTTCGGTGCCATGGCGATGGAAGCGGTGGGACGCGCCGCGGGTGCGGTGGTGGAAGAAGTCCGCCGTCAGTTCCGCGACATCCCGGGCATCATGCAAGGCACGGGCAAACCGCAGTACGACAAAGCGGTCGACATGCTGACCAAGTCGGCGATCAAGGAAATGATCGTGCCGTCGCTGTTGCCGGTCGCCGTGCCGATCATTGTCGGCATGTTGCTTGGTGCAGAAGCTTTGGGCGGATTGTTGATCGGCACCATCGTGACCGGCATTTTCGTGGCCATCTCGATGACCACCGGTGGCGGTGCATGGGATAACGCCAAGAAATACATCGAAGATGGCAACTTCGGCGGAAAAGGCTCCGAAGCCCACAAGGCCGCGGTCACCGGTGACACGGTGGGTGATCCCTACAAGGACACCGCAGGTCCGGCCATCAATCCGTTGATCAAAATCATCAACATCGTGGCGTTGTTGTTGGTGCCGCTGCTGCCCGTCGGAAAAACACAGGCCGATGCAGGGACGTCAGCGGGTGCCGCGCACAGCACTGCGGCGTCCATGCCGAGCGGGGATTTGAATCCGGGGAGCGATGCCCGCCATGCACGGCTGTACTTCGACACGGGTTCGGCGCAGATGCCCGCAAATGCCGAGGACAACTTCCGCGCATTGCTGGCCACCATGCAAGCTGAGCCTGCGAGCCGCGCGGTGATTTCAGGCTTCCACGATGCCAGCGGCGACGCGGCCGTGAACAGCGAGCTATCGAAACAACGTGCGGAAGCGGTGCGCGATGCCTTGGTAGCGCACGGCATTGCCAGCGGTCGTTTGGATCTGGAGAAGCCGGCCGTTTCGACCGGCGGCGTTGCGGGCGACCCCGAGGGCCGCCGCGTCGAGGTGGCGATTCAATAGCCGTCCCGTCAGGGAACAGGGTGAACGGCGGCTTCGGCCGCCGTTCTTTTTTGCGATGCAGCAATGAGGGGCGTAAAATGGCCCCCTCATCACAGCAAGCAGAGCGATCCATGGGTCTCGATCTCGTACCGACCGGCAAAAATCCCCCCGACGAACTCAACGTCATTATCGAAATCCAGAAGGATGCCGAGCCGGTGAAGTACGAGGTGGATAAAGCCACCGGCGCGATTTTCGTCGACCGCATTTTGTCGACCCCGATGCGCTACCCCTGCAACTACGGCTACGTGCCGCACACGCTGTGCGGTGACGGCGATCCGGCCGATGTCTTGGTGATTTTGCCTCTGCCGTTGGTGCCGGGCTCAGTGATTCGCGTCCGTCCGGTCGGCGTGCTGCGCATGAGTGACGAAGCCGGCAGTGACGAAAAAATTCTGGCCGTGCCGGTGGAAAAAATCTTCGCCGGCTATGCGCACATCCAAGATATCGACCAAGTGAGCAAGCATTGGCTGGAGCGTATCGGTCACTTTTTCGAACACTACAAAGATCTGGAAAAGGGCAAATGGGTGAAGCTCGACGGCTGGGGCAATGCCGAAGAGGCGAAAAAGATCATCGTTGAATCGATAGCCCGCTATAACGACACCCCGGAAGACGACAAGCCGAAATTCTGATTCCGGCTTGCCTTAAAGCGCCTTGCCGAGGGCGACAAACTCGGCACTCAAATGATCGAGCAATGCCTGCACCGCGGGAAGCATCCCGCGGCGCGAGGGATACACGGCGTGCACGATTTCCGGTAGCGGCGCCCAATCGGGCAAGACCCGCACCAAGCTGCCCTCTTTCATCAGCGGCTCGGTCAACAGCGTGGGCAATTGCACGATACCGAGCCCCTCCAATGCCGCATCGCGCAACGTGAGCATGGCGCGGGTGACGAGCCTCGGCGAATGGAAGATCGCAACCTGTTCGTCGCCGGGCCCGACCAAATGCCAGGCATGTTGGTTCTGCGGCATGCCCATTTCCAATGAAGGCAATCCCATCAACTCGCCGGGCTTTCGCGGCGTCCCTACCTTCGCCAACAATTTGGGGCTGGCGACCAAACACTGTGTCGCGTTCGCCAACACACGTAGGACCAACTCAGAGTCCTCCAACGGCGGCGGTCGGACGCGCAAGGCAAGATCGAAACCATCGGCGATCACATCCACGCGACGATGGGTGGGATCGACACTCAGTTCGACATCCGGGTGTCGCCGCATGAAGCGCACCAACATGCCGCCGACTCTTTGATCGAGCAACGCCATCGGACACGCCAAGCGAACCACGCCTCTGGGTTTCGCATGATGGCGTTGCACCACGTCGAACGCGGCTTCGGCTTCCATCAACATGGCCTTCGCATGCATGTAAACGTTTTGACCGAGCTCGGTCACTGAGAATTGCCGCGTGGAGCGATGCAACAAACGCGCGCCCAGCGCCTCTTCCATGCCGGCCACGCGCCGGCTCAATTTGGATTTGGGTTCACCCAAGGCGCGGCCCGCAGGCGCGAAGCCCCCGTGCTCAACCACTTGGACGAAGTAGTACAGATCATTCAAGTCATGCATTGTGCGCCCAGCGTTCAGAATGTGGAACGATCAAGTCAATTTTTGCAGACTACCGCAGTCGGTGTCCCATATCCAGAATAGGTGTCATGCACTGGAAGCCCCGGTGCGACATGACTCAGGAGCACGCCATGAAAAAGGTGATTCGCAAACATTCGGCCCCCAATCGCCATTGGGTCGGCGATGGCTTTCCGGTCCACGGCATGTTCGGCTACAACGGTGCCGACGTCGCCGAGCGCAGCCCGTTTTTGATGTTGGATTACGCCGCGCCGGCCTATTTCGAGCCCAGCCCGAACCATCGCCGTGGTGTTGGACAGCACCCGCATCGCGGATTCGAGACCGTGACCATCGTGTACGAGGGTGAAGTCGAACATCGCGACTCCACCGGCAACGGCGGCGTGATCGGCAAAGGCGATGTGCAATGGATGACAGCCGGCGGCGGCATCTTGCACGAGGAGTTCCATTCAACCAATTACAGCCAACGCGGCGGTGATTTCGAGATGGTTCAACTGTGGGTGAATTTGCCCAAAAGCGCAAAAATGGTCGCCCCCGGTTACCAAGGCATTACCGACGCGGACATTCCCGCCAAGACGGTCGAAGGTGGACACACAATTCGCGTCATCGCCGGTCGCTACGACGATGCCACCGGTCCGGCAACCACCTTTTCGCCGATGAATGTTTTCGACGTGCGGATGGTTCCCGGCCACATGCATCTTCCGCAACCCGAGGGCTGGACCACTTTGGTACTGGTGCTGGACGGCTCGGCAAAGGTCAATGGCGAAGTCGTCAAAGCCAAGGAAATGCTCACCCTGTCGACCGGGGGAACCGACGTCCGAATTGACACGGACGGTAACCCCAAACTGCTATTGATGGCAGGAGAACCCATTGACGAACCGGTGGTCGGCTATGGGCCGTTTGTCATGAACTCGCAAGCCGAAATTGCCGAAGCCATCCGCGACTTCAACGCGGGGAAATTCGGCCGCATGCCCCAATAAACATCTAGGAGATTGTCATGAAGCACACCCTGCTCAAAAGCACCTTGATTGCGCTGTCCTTGTTCGCCCTGAACGCCGGCGCGGTTGAACGCACTTACACGCTCGACCCGGGCCACACTCAAGTGGACTTCCGCTGGCGCCACATGGGCTTTTCCACGCCCGCGGCCGCGATTCACGTGACTGACGGCGTCCTCAAGTTCGATCCGGACGCACCGACGCGCGCCTCGGTGTCGTTGACGATGCCGATCAACACGATTGATACGCGGGTGCCGGATCTGGACAAGCACTTGATGAGTGCGGATTTCTTCGACGCGGCCAAGTATCCGACGGCATCGTTCAAGAGCACGAAAGTCGAGCGCGAAGGCAACGGCAACCGGTACAAGATTTACGGCAACTTGACCATCAAAGGTGTGACCAAGCCGGTGGTGCTCGATGCGACGCTCAATCACGCCGGCGAACACCCGATGATGAAAGTGCCGGCCGTAGGCTTTGACGCGACGACCCAAATCAAACGCAGTGATTTCGGTATTGCCGCGTTTGTGCCGGCGGTGAGTGACAACATCGACATTCGCATCACCACCGAGGCACTGGCGACCGCAGCGGCTGCCAAGGCGAAGTAAAGCGCGAAAATTCGTTGAACGCGAAACCGCCGGCATGCACCGGCGGTTTTTTCATGTCTGCGGCATCAATGCGTTGTCTTTGGCTTGTGCGGCATTACATGCAGGCCGCGACATATGGAACGCGACATAGTCCGAATACAAGGGCTTGTCCGGCAACAACTTGAAGCGTTGATAGAAGCCCAGATAGGCAGCCATGTAGAGATCGGCTGCAGTGAAGTGGTCACCGGCCAAGAACATTC encodes:
- a CDS encoding LysR substrate-binding domain-containing protein, translating into MHDLNDLYYFVQVVEHGGFAPAGRALGEPKSKLSRRVAGMEEALGARLLHRSTRQFSVTELGQNVYMHAKAMLMEAEAAFDVVQRHHAKPRGVVRLACPMALLDQRVGGMLVRFMRRHPDVELSVDPTHRRVDVIADGFDLALRVRPPPLEDSELVLRVLANATQCLVASPKLLAKVGTPRKPGELMGLPSLEMGMPQNQHAWHLVGPGDEQVAIFHSPRLVTRAMLTLRDAALEGLGIVQLPTLLTEPLMKEGSLVRVLPDWAPLPEIVHAVYPSRRGMLPAVQALLDHLSAEFVALGKAL
- a CDS encoding OmpA family protein yields the protein MPSGDLNPGSDARHARLYFDTGSAQMPANAEDNFRALLATMQAEPASRAVISGFHDASGDAAVNSELSKQRAEAVRDALVAHGIASGRLDLEKPAVSTGGVAGDPEGRRVEVAIQ
- a CDS encoding YceI family protein, whose product is MKHTLLKSTLIALSLFALNAGAVERTYTLDPGHTQVDFRWRHMGFSTPAAAIHVTDGVLKFDPDAPTRASVSLTMPINTIDTRVPDLDKHLMSADFFDAAKYPTASFKSTKVEREGNGNRYKIYGNLTIKGVTKPVVLDATLNHAGEHPMMKVPAVGFDATTQIKRSDFGIAAFVPAVSDNIDIRITTEALATAAAAKAK
- a CDS encoding pirin family protein, whose amino-acid sequence is MKKVIRKHSAPNRHWVGDGFPVHGMFGYNGADVAERSPFLMLDYAAPAYFEPSPNHRRGVGQHPHRGFETVTIVYEGEVEHRDSTGNGGVIGKGDVQWMTAGGGILHEEFHSTNYSQRGGDFEMVQLWVNLPKSAKMVAPGYQGITDADIPAKTVEGGHTIRVIAGRYDDATGPATTFSPMNVFDVRMVPGHMHLPQPEGWTTLVLVLDGSAKVNGEVVKAKEMLTLSTGGTDVRIDTDGNPKLLLMAGEPIDEPVVGYGPFVMNSQAEIAEAIRDFNAGKFGRMPQ
- the ppa gene encoding inorganic diphosphatase, which gives rise to MGLDLVPTGKNPPDELNVIIEIQKDAEPVKYEVDKATGAIFVDRILSTPMRYPCNYGYVPHTLCGDGDPADVLVILPLPLVPGSVIRVRPVGVLRMSDEAGSDEKILAVPVEKIFAGYAHIQDIDQVSKHWLERIGHFFEHYKDLEKGKWVKLDGWGNAEEAKKIIVESIARYNDTPEDDKPKF